The stretch of DNA GAATTGGTGCTATTTTGATGCAGGATGGTCATCCAATTGTATTCCTCAGTCAAGCTTTGTGCCCTAAGAATGCAGTCTTGTCAACATATGAGAAGGAGTGCCTTGCTATACTCATGGCAATTGATAAATGGAGATCATATCTACAAGCTCAGCCTTTCATAATTCGAACAGATCACAAAAGTCTTTTGTATCTCATTGAGCAGAAAATACATACAAAGATTCAGCAAATGGCCCTGCCGAAATTGATGGTCTTGGACTATTCTATTCAATACAAGAAAGGTATCAATAATGCAGCTGCTGACTCACTGTCCAGGAAGCCCAACAGTGCTGTTATGGCTGTATTCCTATGCTCCCCTACATGGATTGCTAAATTAACAGCTGGTTATGAAGAGGATCCTTTCACCAAGCAGTTGCTCACTGAGCTCAGTATTTCTTCATATAATGACAAGGGATTTCAGTTGGTAAATAGAGTCATTAGATACAAAGGCCGTGTGTGGGTGGAAAATAATCTGTTAGCccaacatcacatcttgcaGGCACTCCATGACAGTGGAGTTGGAGGCCACTCTGGGTTCAATGCTACATATCAACGCATTAAACATCTCTTTGCATGGCCTAAACTTAAGGAGTATGTGAGACAGTATGTTCAGTCATGTGAAGTCTGCCAACAGGCTAAGGTGGAACACGTTAGACCACCAGGGATGTTGCAGCCACTTCCTGTACCAACTGAGTCTTGGTCAGTTGTTAGTCTGGATTTCATCGAGGGCTTGCCCAAATCAAAGAATAAGTCAGTCGTCATGGTGGTAATCGATAAATTTTCCAAGTATGGCCATTTTGTGCCACTGTCTCACCCTTTCACTGCCCTCCAAGTTAGTCCAAATTTATCTAAATCAGATTTACAAGCTCCATGGGTTGCCATCAGCAATTATCTCAGATCGAGACAGAGTGTTCACTAGTACAGTATGGCAAGAGCTTTTTCGTCTGTCAGATACTAAACTCCTGATGAGTTCCTCTTATCACCCGCAAACGGACGGGCAGACAGAGCGACTAAATCAGTgtctggaaatatttttgcgCTGCTTAGTCAATGCTTGCCCCACCAAATGGCTGGATTGGCTGCCCCTGGCCGAGTACTGGTACAATACAACATTTCATTCGACTTTGGGTAAAACCCCATTCGAGGTATTATATGGATAGTCTCCCCGCCATTTGGGGATATCTAACCTCTCTGCTTGCCGCGCGGAGGATTTGGAGGCATGGCTGAAGGAACGGGAGTTACTGTCTCAGCTCATTCGGCAGCAGCTGCTGCGAGCTCAGCAGCGCATGAAACATCATGCCAACAAGAACCGGTCTGAACGGGAGTTCTCAGTGGGTGACTCTGTGTATTTGAAGCTCCAGCCATATATCCAGTCATCGGTGGCTCCACGAGGAAATCAGAAGCTCTCATACAGGTTCTTCGGTCCATTCAAGATCCTGGTGAGAGTCGGCTCGATCGCTTATAAACTGGATCTTCCTCCACGCTGCAAGATACATCCGGTTATTCATGTGTCTCAGCTAAAGCAACACATTCCTCCAATGGCACATGTCAGTACTGATGTGAGTGCCATTCCTACTTATCCTTCTGAACCCGTGCTACCTGTAGCTTTGTTGGAGAGACGTCTGGTGGCTCATGCTGGCGCTGTGGCATCGCGCGTCAAGATATAGTGGACCGGCATGCCCGCTACATTGGCGACATGGGAAGACGAATAGGACCTCCGTCGTCGCTTCTCATCGGCGCCGGCCTGGGTCAGGCTGCACCCTAAGGAGGGGGGAGTGTCAGCAACTGCTCTGCTGGATGAGAACCTTGTTAATGGGCCATGAGCCCGGTATCTGCGTAAGCCCACATAATGTGGCCGATTTCTGCTAAAGCCCATAGTGTGGCACATTTGGCTAGCCGGTCAGTCAGTGACCGGCAAATATAAAGACGGGTGATGTGAACCTGGAAAACAAAAGGAAGAACTAACAGAATTATCTTACCCGAAATTCCCCTCCCGCTCTTCCCTCGCTCTCTGTTCTTCCAAGACCTAATCCCCATTCTAGCTGATTCCCCAAATTCCTCTTCTCCAGATACTCCGGATCCTGACAAAGAAATTACCAGATTACGTTCAAAAAGAAATTACCAGATTACGTTCAAAACGAATTTGTCCACGATTATGCGCTTCTAGACGAAGATAAAGCTGATTCGGAGAACAAGGGCCGTGAGCTGTGCGCCGGAGAACCGACGTGGACGTGCTGGAAGTACACGGAGAGGCGGTGCGGCTCCAAACGAGCCCGACGACTCCGTCGGCGCGGCGTCACACTCACCTGCTAATCCCGAACCCGTCAGCCTTCTCCTTTCGCAaaagccatcgccgccgcccgttTCAGAAACTCTCGCATGCTCCGGTCCCGCTCAGAGGGTCTTTTCAGCAAACAAGGATTCTCCAAGGGTTTATTCGGTTGCCCAATCCTCCTATGTTTCAAACACAGAGTGGATTCCCCTCCCAAAACAACAAAAGCACGAGGGTCTTTTCAGAAACAAGGACGCCACGTAGCCTAATCCCCCGACCCCCTTCGGCTTATCGCTAATCCCGAGCCGGCGCTGAGGCTGGCTGAGGTGGGCGGAGGTCCCCCGGCGAGGCGACGACGAGTGCGCGGTGACGCGAGCGCAAAAGGACAAAGCTTTGACACGCACCCGCTcctactccccccccccccctccccgcaAAGAACACGCGCGCACAGCACGGCACGGCACAcagaggaaaaaggaggggcgGACGCAGGGAGGCGAGGAGACCCGAGGAGAGCGGAGCGGAGACGGAAGAGACCCCAGCCGCGGCGGAGAAAAGGAAGGCTCTCCTCCGGTCGCTTCGCCCGCCAAGGCATCCCGTCCCGCCGGCCAGCCACCGGGTAAAAAGCTCGTccctttccgctgcaatttcTGAGCTTAATTTTGACCTGGCGGAGTTCTTGTAGCTGGGCTTTGGCGTGTTTGACGGGGTTCTTTCTTCTTTGGCTTGCGACCGTTTATGTTTCTCGATCGTGCTGGCGAGGCGCCAGGTTCGGAGGGTTTTGCTCTTCTTCAGTTcttgcgcgggggggggggggggggggggggggggggttaattATTTAGTTGGGGGTTTGACCTCTCTTGGTTTGTAGTTGGTGTAGCAGCGAAGTGGGTTGGTTCTTCCTGTCTAATGTCGTCTGATCTTGCAAACGTTGGTTTGGTAGGCATGGTGTGCTGAATGCATCCTTTATGCATGCTATTCGGTGAAGGAAACTTGagctcctctgctcctcctaCACGTCCTGGAATTTCGAGGTGAGCAAATCACAAGATCACTGCCTCTCTACTAAAACATCCAGTGCTACACTTAGCTGTGGTCAACAACAGTTCTTGCCGAGTTCATCTGTCATGCTAATATAATATAACTTCGATGAATGGTTCAGCAGTTAAGTCTTTCATGCGTTCTGCCCGCAGACAAGCACATAGTAATTTCAAGCGTTTGATGCCCAGAATTTTTGACAGTTTTTAGGGAGAGAACCTAGAAATTGATGGAGTCCAGTGACTCCACGGTTTAGAGATGATGGCAGAGCACAACTTTGAGCTAGCAGGCCCAATCTCAATCATCATCTTGTTTCATCATGATGTTTTTACTTTGCTTTAGAATTTAAAAAGcaaaagttttataaaaaaattgttgCTTGCTATCAGTTGGAAAGATTATTTGGCCACGTGAAAAAAAAGGTTAGGTACAAGTGTGGAACAGAGGCTGAATAATTACAGAGCTGGTGAATTCATGTCAACTGGTGGCAAATGATTACGCAAATAGAACCAGATCATACTTCTCCTGTGTTGCCTGTTATCATCCTTACTTCATGTTTATGGATATCTGCATGATAATTACACATGAAATGGGATGATTCataacaaaaaataaataaaatccgGCGCTCTACTGCTTGTTCAAGGAAAACCAGGATGATTCATAATTACTTAATCAGTACTAAATGCAGTATTTAAAATTTCCTTAttgcattgaataataacaataataataatagagCTATCTCCCATGGCAACGAGGTGCAGGATAAGAACATATTCTGCTTAATTTACCTATAGTATCAACTCACTATCAATAAGCTGATTCCCCCCAGTTTTTTTCTGTTTTGTTTAGGACAAAGACTCTGTGAACACTAAAGCTTGGGAATGAAGTTGGAAAATTCTGTTGAATAAACTAGCCAAATAGTCTTTCTTTATATTCATCTTCGTCAATAACAGAAAGATATTTTTTACTGCCATCTTTTCCTGCTTCGATGGAAGTTCTTGATAGTAATGGTCACAGCGAAACAAGAATACAGGATGCTGAAAATCCAGGGCCAGTTTCTGTTAACAGTCCAGATATGTCCCCGGAAATCCAAGAAAAGTTACCTCACAATTTGGCAGAGCGCCAAGAAGAATTGGGGTCCCCTGCAGACCACACTATGAGCTCGTCATTGGAAATGCTATCCCACATAGGACCAGCTCATGATTCATCAAAGAAGGAGGGAGATCATCCTCCTTTAACAAATAAGACTGAAGTGAAAAACATATCTGACAATGGTTTTACCAGAGTAAATACAATGCCAACAGCTGAAGTTAAATCTAAAAAAGGCAAAACGAATTATCACGAGAACAATGCCGTCACACAAGACAATATAGTAAACTCAGGAAAGGGATCTGAAGGCTCATACAGAAGTCTTGTTGACACTACTGCACCGTTTGAGTCTGTTAAAGAAGCTGTCACCAAATTTGGAGGAATTGTTGATTGGAAAGCCTACAGGGCTCAATCATTAGAGGTAACATCTCTTATTTCACACTGAATATGGATCCTAATCGGACAAATGATTATCTTGTTCTATTCATTTCCGTCCATGTACAGATATAATTCTTTGTTTATGAGGAACAACTTCCATCGCAAagtaaatttattttttttatgcaGAGACGCAGGGTCATGCAACTTGAACTTGAAAAGGTTCAACAGGAGATTCCACAATTCAAAGAAGACTGGGAAACTGCTGAGGTGGCCAAATCAAACGTGATGGAGGACCTAGACAGAACTAACAGACTTATCGAGGAGCTGAAGCATAAGCTGGAGAGGGCACAGCTTGAAGTGGACCAAGCAAAGCAAGATTCTGAACTGGCCCTGCTCAGGGCACAAGAGGTGGAGCAGGGGATTGATGATGAAGCTAGTGTAATAGCCCAAACACAGTTGACAGTTGCCAAAGAAAGACATGAAAAGGCTGTTGAGGAACTGAAATTGCTGAAAGAGGAGTTGATATCAACGCATGAACAATATGCTGTCTTAGCAACTGAAAGGGATGTAGCAATAAAAAGGGCTAAGGAAGTCGTTTCTGCTGCGAAGGATACTGAGAAGCAAGTAGAGGAACTCACTTTAGAACTTATTGCATCCAAAGAGTCTCTTGAGTTAGCTCATGCTTCGCACCACGAAGCTGAAGAGCATAGACTTGGAGCAGCTTTGGCGAAAGAGCATGATTGCCTAGCTTGGGAGAAAGAGCTGCAGCAGGCACAAGAGGAGCTGGAACAGCTCAACAAACAAATTATGTCCAAAACTACTGTGGAGGCCGAAATTGATGAAAATGAGCGCAAAATGCTTAGCCTCAAAAGTGAGCTAGCTGCCTACATGGGTAACAAATTGAACGAAGAAGCTGGAATGGTCCAGGAGCAAGCTTCGGACGAAGCAAAAGAAATTAGTAGGTCAATCAAGCAAGCTCTGGTTTCAAAAAGAAAGGAGCTTGATGAATACGGAGAGAAGTTAGAAAATGCAAAAAACGAAGCCGACTTAATAAGAGTTATTGCAGAATCCCTCAGATCAGAGCTTGATAGGGAGAAAGCTTCACTTGCTACATTGCAGCAGAGTGAGGGCATGGCATCCATCACAGTTTCTTCTCTAGAAGCTGAGCTCGAGAGAACAAAACAACGGATAGAAATGGTAcacaagaaagaagaagaaactcGGAAAAAAATGGCGGAGCTTCCGAGGATGTTGCAGCAAGCTGCCCAGGAGGCAGATGATGCCAAGATGGCAGCACATTTGGCACAAGAAGAACTGAGAAAGGCCAAGGAAGAAGCTGAACAAACCAAGGCTGCTGCGACAACTGCAGATATCAGGTTATGTGCAGTTTTGAAAGAAATAGAGGCGTCGAAAGCATCTGAGAGGCTAGCGATAGTGGCAGCTCAAGCAATGCAGGAGAGTGAGGAGACAGGGAATTTTGGTGATTCTCCTAGAGGAGTAACACTTCCTATAAATGAATATCATGCTCTGAGCAAGAGGGTTCATGAAGCTGAAGAGGTTGCAAATGAGAGGGTAGCAGCAGCTTTGACACAAATAGAGTTGGCAAAAGAGTCTGAATCAAGGAGCCTAGAGAAGCTAGGTGAAGCATTGAAGGTGATTCATGAAAAGAAGAGTGATCTTCAAATTGCGTTGGACAGGGCTGAGAAGGCAAATGAAGGGAAACTTGGCGCTGAGCAGGAGCTGAGAAGATGGAGAGCTGAACATGTGCAACGTCGGAAAGCCTATGAAGCTACAAAACATGCAGATAGTCCTGTGAGCACTCCACCGaggacaaaacatgcacatAGTCCTGTGAGCACTCCACCGaggacaaaacatgcacatAGTCCTGTGAGCACTTCACCGAGGACGTTCGTCGAGCACAAGGGCTCTTACCAGGTGGAAGATGAAATTCTTGCAGATCCAAAGTTGCACAAGTCAACTGGTAGTGTGGATCAATTTGTTTCGGATGAGAAGATACGGAAAAAGAAGTCGTTCTTCCCTCAGATGTCCACACTTTTATCTAGAAAGACACAGACACAAACATAATGTTTCCGAACCTTTGTAAAATGTACATGGTGTAAAGTTAAGTTTATTGTCCATACCCTGTAAATTGTTTGGCATTTAAATATTGTATGTCTTTGTATGATGTTTTGGAGAGGATGTTACTCAAATCTTGCTTTGTTTTATGCCCTTCCCGACCAAATCATATTATTTTTCTGCTTATGAACACAAGGACTTTTTTTGTGACTGACAACAATAAATATATTGAAATCTTAATTAGTGATAACACAAGAATAACAGACAGGTCAGCTGTCTTCAGTAAATATTTATGAACAAGTTGGGCCATTCTACGCCGTCCCAGACCTGGCTTTTGATAGCATTTGGCAGAACAGAGTCAGGATTCAGCAGATTATGAATTTTTTTGACAGTAATTGACTTATATCTGCTGAGATGGCTGGCACATTCACCTTATAGACAATGAATCTAGGAAAATTTCCTCGTTTCTCTTTGCCAGGTCAAGATACAAGTGCCAAATTACAATCAGAAACCTTAAATTATACTCTATTCAAATTCAGAAACAACATTTCAAGTACAATGGGAAGCAAAACTTCCAGAGAAAGAGATACAAGTATTTGTTAGTAAACTGCGAGTACAATGGTACAGCTGCAGAACTATGGtgcaaatacaaaaaaaaaatgctagtCAACGCGATGGGCCTCATGACTATACACATGGAAAAGAattgaaaaggaaaagaaaatccaCATTGTGAGATGATGAATAACTGAGAAAGCCTCACGTGTCTGAGTCTGAAAAAGCTGTCTCCTATGGACACTCATCAATCAGCGTGACCTGTGAAAAAAACTACATTTGGACTAAATGGGGTTCGATGACTGGTATTCACAAATGGACAAGTCGCGCAGACTTGATATCAATGGCAGAAAGCAGCACACCTTAAGGCCACCGGTTCATTGGAACCTAGAGGTCAGTTGTGGTCTCTCCAAATATCGATTGATAAGCTCAGGCTTGAACCTTCTACAGAACAATTTGGTGCTTTATATAAATGACACCATAATCTCTTATCATCTGTACAGAACGCCATTTTCATAGGATTATAGTAGTGAAAGTTCTTGAGTCTGTCTTGATTGACGAATAAGATGAAACTGATGAGTCTACTTTATTTGCTAGAGCTGTTGTTAGTGGTAGTTAGTGTGTATGAACCAATGTATATAAACCGTCAGGAAGGGATTACTTAGGCACAGACTTGACAGCAGATTGCGAATCTGGGGGAAAAAGGAGAGTAAATTAGGATTCAGTGCGTTTATTGTCCAGtgtaaaaaaaaagttatagGTTCTGAGTAAAGATATCCGTACTTCTCGAATGTAGTTTCCCTTCCATGGCTTCCTTTTTCACTTGACAAGAGGAACAGAGAAAGGGACCTCCCCAGGGGTCGACTCTTGAATGCTTTGGCATGGTACCATGAACAGAGATGCCCTCACCAGGTTTCATCTCCAACTGGCAGACAGCACAATCATGCAGCTTGAACATATTTCCTGCTGGATAATTCATATTCAACCTGTGGACCAGATAAAAGAGTTTAGGCCAAATTTCACATGCATTTATATAGTCCCTGTTCAGATATTTTGATGATGATTAATGCATCATCTATTGCCCAAAATTGTGATGCCAATGCATatgcatacaaaaaaaaaagctgacCTTTGAGCAAGCATTGCAGAGCCCTCCTCATATATTTCCTCCACAACATCAGGTTCTAAACACCCTCTATCCATCTGATCTTCAGACATTTCATCAGAGGGCCTCTGACGGAACAAAGCTTTAATGCCTCCTTTTCCGTGCCTCTTTAATGGAGGGCTTAACTTTTCTGGAGGTAGTATGTCAACTACTATGCAAGTAGTATCATCTCGTAGTCCCTTTGAAGTCACAGCTTCCTAAACAACAAGACATGCAGATAAATCATAAAGTATGTCTTATCGGCACAAGATACACCTAGGATGAAAACAGATATCAATACCTTAACAATTCGATTAGCAGCAGCTTCAGCTGGCAGACCCCTGGTGTAGTTCAGAGCTTCTTGAAAGCGCAGTGCATCCCAGACACCATCACTAGCAATGACAAGCCGCCCTCCAGCATTGGACAACTGCAATAATGTTAGGCATTGAACCTTGGATCTTTCTATATAGACTAGCTACCTTAAGATGAGATACCATTGCGCTTTATGATTGGTGTCAGCTACTATCTAATAAAATGAAATAATAATTTCCACCACTGCACTCATATAAAAGTTTGTATGGATTATGCACCTTTACTTGCTTCACATGTGGGACAGGGACTATAAATTCCCCAACGTCGGTATCACCAATTGACCTTGATAGGCACAATCCGCCCGGCCAGCATCTGAGTGGGCCGATCTGAATAATGATTGCAGAGAGAGAAAAGTCAATTCAAAATGTCCTTCAAATTAGCATCTGTTCGCTCACATGAATACAATATGTTTGTCAGACTGGGGGGTTGGAATGATCAACTTGGTAGCTGACAAATATACAGAAATGAAAGCAACGTACCCCAGCACCCCCAGCAATGTTTATTCTCCCAACTTCACCACCACTTGCTGTTACACGCTCCACCCTGCAGTTATGGAGCTTAGGTCAACCATAAGTCTGAGGATATTGTAGTCATAGAACTAAGGTTGGATGTATCAACATACTCCTCTTCATTAGCATCCAGCCGGTGATCTGCTGATAAAAAATATACCGTGCCTTCAGCAGACTCTAGAATACAGCGTGAATCACCAACTGATGCTACAGTGACAACCCATCCGTCTATTATAACAAAAGTCACAGTGGTCCCTGAACGTGCAGCTGAAAACATTGTAAAAGTCAGTTTATACTGGTATAGAAGCAGCCAAAACCATGCTATACACAGAAAACAGCAATTTACTACGCTTTTGTAAACACTATACTGCCACTGAGAAATACTTTGCTTTTAATGGATAAAGACAGGCATAGCCGAAATCCCATTTCTAATACCTTTTGTCTGGAAGTCTTTATCTGTTTTTACAAAACCAGCAACCAGTGCCCTTGGCAATGCAGCTGTCCACTCCTCTCTTGTGAGATTTGGAGGAATAGCAGCCAGCACATTGTTTGTTAGATTCTCCCGGGTGTATATGGCAGCCGCAGATCCATTGTGTCCATCAAAAATCTGAGGCAAGAAACAAGAATGAATAGTTCGAGTGAGATTAGCAACTACTTTAGTTGCtataaggaaaaaaaaagttttaatGGAAAATTTAAAATTGGAGATAAAGTAGTCTCCATTCATAGTTTAAAACTGAATTATCACAGGAGTATTCCATTATTGGCTTGACTTTTGCTATACACTGCTTGTTTTGTGTCAAAAGAGCATCTTCGATTGATAGATAAAAATTTCTAGGACCAACTCATATGGCCAACTGCTAGAAGCCTGAAAGATCACAAAACAATAAGATCTGGTTTGAATATTCCCAAACCGGTGGTCTTCTGGCCACCGAAATGATAGAATCAAGACAACTACGGGCAGTTAAATATTAGCTGACATATGTCCCCATGTGCCTTGGTGCCAACTCACCGCAATATCAGGCCTTTCAATCATGCTACTTGCTACTCTATCCAAGAGACAAATATCAAACCAAGACACCTTAGTAGGCACTAAGCTTCATGCTTCATGATGCAAAACACCACCAAAGCTTAACGAAGAAAATGCATGgatcaaaagaaaagaaaattagaCAAGATCATGAAATGACGCTTTCACAATAAACACGTTCTAGCTGTGAATGATGAGGCCACCACAAAATCCATGCTTCAGACGCATCAGTGCTAGCCCTAGTTAAGTGCTATGACAACCGAGATTCCTACAGGACTTTTGGACCAAATCCACATGACCAATCACTGCAGCAATTATTCGACAAACTGCACATGGCACAGAAATGCGAAATTAATGCAATTGTTAACACAGGAAAAAACAAGAACAGAACCAGTGAACCATTACCGCAAACACGGAGATggtgtcgtcgtcgccggcattctggccaccgccggcgccggcgccctcgcCCGGGCTGCGGTGGCACTTGGCCATGAGGAGCGTGAAGTCCTCCCCTTTCTTGCTCTTGTGGGCCTCCCCGAAGAGGATGTCCGGCTTCTCCACCTTCTGGTTGAACAGCTCCCGCTTGAGGAGCACGGCCAGGGGCACGCCGGACCCATCTACGTCGGCGTGCACCTCCATCAGGAGTCGCGCCGCCAAAGCCCCTCCCCTGATCCgccaatccccccccccccccccccccccccaagaagCGGGCGGGGAGACGGATCTGGGGCGAGGCAAGAAAACGCGTGGAAAAGGGCTCTAGAGCATACAGCGGGGGCCTTTGTAACGGATCAACCAAGAGCTTCGGCCAATCCGACGAAAgaattctttctttttttccccgcCCGAGAAACCGAGAAATCCCCCGGACAAGGATGGCGAATCTCGATGCCCCCCTACTGCCGCTCGCCTAACGCGGCATGGATCCCAATCTCAGCGGCGTCTCCAAGAAACCGCAGGAGCAttggccaaaccggaccggatGGATTCTGCTCGCCCCCGCAACCGCAAAACCTGTGGCAACGAAACCGCCGGCTACTTATCCTGGACGGCGGAGTGGGGGGCCGCGAACGCGAtcgagctggagctggaggacgAGGTGGGGGGATCGGGAGCTTCGAGGCGGGCGGATtcgagaggggaggggagggagggaggtcaGGCAGGCTAGCTGGATCGGGGAGAGGAGGAATTAGTTAAAAGCCGTTATGGGAGGGCAGAAGCGCCTCAACGTGCGCGCCAGGAAGGAAGGGCGCCGAGCTGTCAAGCCATCTCTTTGATTATACGCGGGACAGGGATTATCCGCTACCTAATCTCTGTTTGCTTTAAAATTTTTCAGAATAATACAGATAGGTGCATCTTGTTAGGGAAAACATATAAATTGGTGTAGAGATAGATGTCGGGATCATTGCGCATCTCGTCAAATTATAATTGTGTTATTATTTCTGGTTTTGCGTGGGAACAAGTCACTGAAATATACAAGGAATTTTCTAATTATGCTAGTGTTTTCAACTGAAATGATGGGAAAAAGTATGGTTTGTGTAATCTCAGCTCAACTAGATCTTTGGCACCAAAGGAATTTGTGGGACTAGCGGGTCGGTAAAGCAATCTTCTGAAGTTTCTATCGGACGAATTCATTTGAGACGAACAGTGTGTTTTTTTATGAACTATTTTGTTCTATTGACTTGAGCTTGCTCGTTGCACCCTTCCCGGCGTCCCCTCTTTTTATGCAGGTTTGTTTGAAAGCTAAGTAGTGAGCGCCGGATTGAAGTGGAAGAAGGCAACGCACAGAGGCGTAGAAGCACAAGCTAAGGCAGAGATACAATCGAAATAGCTAAAGCTAGAGAGGCGATAGTCTGCGAAGCTGTCGAGGTTTGTTGTCGGCGGTTGGAGTTCAACGTGTGTCGTGTTGCAATTGAAACAATAACTATAGCAGGGCAAGTCCTGCTGGAGCTTCGTCAACTTTGAACGGGAACAATAGTGTGGAATCAATAGAATTAGTAGCATAAATGCACAGTTAACTAATGTTGATTACTGCTTCTTAAAGGAAACATGC from Panicum virgatum strain AP13 chromosome 9K, P.virgatum_v5, whole genome shotgun sequence encodes:
- the LOC120652138 gene encoding protein WEAK CHLOROPLAST MOVEMENT UNDER BLUE LIGHT 1-like isoform X4, which translates into the protein MSPEIQEKLPHNLAERQEELGSPADHTMSSSLEMLSHIGPAHDSSKKEGDHPPLTNKTEVKNISDNGFTRVNTMPTAEVKSKKGKTNYHENNAVTQDNIVNSGKGSEGSYRSLVDTTAPFESVKEAVTKFGGIVDWKAYRAQSLERRRVMQLELEKVQQEIPQFKEDWETAEVAKSNVMEDLDRTNRLIEELKHKLERAQLEVDQAKQDSELALLRAQEVEQGIDDEASVIAQTQLTVAKERHEKAVEELKLLKEELISTHEQYAVLATERDVAIKRAKEVVSAAKDTEKQVEELTLELIASKESLELAHASHHEAEEHRLGAALAKEHDCLAWEKELQQAQEELEQLNKQIMSKTTVEAEIDENERKMLSLKSELAAYMGNKLNEEAGMVQEQASDEAKEISRSIKQALVSKRKELDEYGEKLENAKNEADLIRVIAESLRSELDREKASLATLQQSEGMASITVSSLEAELERTKQRIEMVHKKEEETRKKMAELPRMLQQAAQEADDAKMAAHLAQEELRKAKEEAEQTKAAATTADIRLCAVLKEIEASKASERLAIVAAQAMQESEETGNFGDSPRGVTLPINEYHALSKRVHEAEEVANERVAAALTQIELAKESESRSLEKLGEALKVIHEKKSDLQIALDRAEKANEGKLGAEQELRRWRAEHVQRRKAYEATKHADSPVSTPPRTKHAHSPVSTPPRTKHAHSPVSTSPRTFVEHKGSYQVEDEILADPKLHKSTGSVDQFVSDEKIRKKKSFFPQMSTLLSRKTQTQT